A single window of Gambusia affinis linkage group LG18, SWU_Gaff_1.0, whole genome shotgun sequence DNA harbors:
- the LOC122819838 gene encoding interferon-induced very large GTPase 1-like — MMTKEEFSTRMSFQYSILLDLISKSDFESFKEYVCSYEFYVKSWTSKRIKEHFSSKSTIHDLEDKHLKFCIDHINAAIKKAQRENTDSLRTFVVKICTELGDKLAISQDPLDAIMVLNNVDQEQFVHWLNKCVQEMTESLREKFKNTEFETKLSLLHIKPENELFNTVIGCGQQCPFCKIPCDAGGEAHTQHFAALHRPQGLGQFSWENSNKLSTDICSCLVISDGYFRCSDTKNEYHPYKRYREIYPDWNIFPDGSLDASDYWKYVMNKYNEKFAKANDAKPADIPDSWKKITKEEAVKSLKKSFNIK, encoded by the coding sequence ATGATGACAAAAGAGGAGTTCAGCACACGAATGTCCTTCCAGTATTCAATTTTATTGGATCTGATTTCTAAAAGTGACTTTGAAAGCTTTAAGGAGTACGTTTGCTCATatgaattttatgtaaaatcctgGACATCTAAAAGAATTAAAGAGCATTTTTCCTCTAAGTCTACAATACATGATTTGGAGGACAAACATCTTAAGTTCTGCATCGACCACATAAATGCTGCCATTAAAAaggcacagagagaaaacactgACAGTCTGAGAACATTTGTTGTCAAGATCTGCACAGAACTTGGTGATAAACTGGCAATTTCCCAGGATCCACTTGACGCCATCATGGTTCTGAACAATGTTGACCAGGAACAGTTTGTTCACTGGCTCAACAAGTGTGTGCAGGAAATGACAGAATCTCTtagagaaaagtttaaaaacacagagTTTGAAACAAAACTCTCACTTCTCCACATAAAACCAGAGAATGAGCTTTTCAACACTGTGATTGGTTGTGGCCAACAGTGTCCATTCTGCAAAATACCCTGTGATGCAGGTGGAGAAGCCCACACTCAACACTTTGCTGCTCTGCATCGACCACAGGGTTTAGGTCAGTTCAGTTGGgaaaactcaaataaactctCGACTGACATCTGCTCTTGTCTTGTTATCAGTGACGGATATTTTCGCTGCAGTGACACAAAGAATGAATACCATCCTTACAAAAGATATAGGGAGATTTACCCAGACTGGAATATTTTTCCAGATGGAAGCCTTGATGCGTCAGATTATTGGAAATATGTGATGAACAAGTACAATGAGAAATTTGCTAAAGCAAATGATGCAAAGCCTGCTGACATTCCTGATTCTtggaagaaaatcacaaaagaaGAGGCAGTGAAAAGCCTCAAGAAATCATTCAATATCAAGTGA